The following are encoded in a window of Phaseolus vulgaris cultivar G19833 chromosome 3, P. vulgaris v2.0, whole genome shotgun sequence genomic DNA:
- the LOC137807590 gene encoding translocase of chloroplast 90, chloroplastic isoform X1 codes for MKGVRDWVFSQVLSKSLASPSSLSGGNNFYAEEHRIQNENFNEQGSDHSASSAIPSDSSNSSNGDQSNHHSSSLQLVSDTEVDHYQDNTNGRRKDTLAKVEDLQVKFFRLLQRLGQTQENLLVAKVLYRMHLATLIRTKESDLKRVNHSSSRARAVASEQEAIGVPQLDFSCRILVLGKTGVGKSATINSIFGQEKTTTGAFQPATNCIQEVVGNVNGINITFIDTPGFLPSSTNNMKRNKRIMLAIKRFIRKSPPDIVLYFERLDFINAGYVDFPLLKLVTEVFGSAIWFNTIIVMTHSSSAIPEGPDGYTINYESYISHCTNIIQQHIHQAVFDSRLENPVLLVENHSQCPKNIMGEKILPNGLVWRSQLLFFCVCTKVLGDVNILLKFQNSVDLGPTSSTRIPSMPHLLSSLLRHHPISNLSGIDDEIEEILLSDNEEEEYDQLPPIRVLTKSQFEMLSEPLQKDYLDEMDYRETLFLKKHLKEDYRKRKEKLLLTEQKFLNSDNPDDQQAPPEPVLLPDMAVPASFDSDCQSHRYRCVVSDDQWLLRPVLDPQGWDHDVGFDGINLETTTEIKKNVNASVVGQMNKNKQDFSIQSECAAAYVDPRAPTYSVGVDVQSTGKDFICTVRSNTKLKNIKHNIADCGVSLTSFAKKYYVGAKLEDTVFVGKRLKFVLNAGRMEGAGQMAYGGSFEANLLGEDYPVRNDNVSLTMTVLSFNKEMVLSGNLQSEFRLSRSSRASVSANLNSRKMGQICIKISTSEHLQFASFAIFSILKFLSRRKATRNVVKEGMD; via the exons ATGAAAGGTGTTCGAGATTGGGTTTTCTCTCAAGTTCTATCCAAATCACTGGCCTCGCCTTCATCATTATCAGGTGGTAATAATTTTTATGCTGAAGAGCACCGGATTcagaatgaaaattttaatgaaCAAG GTTCAGATCACTCAGCCAGTTCAGCCATTCCTTCTGACTCATCAAATTCTTCAAATGGTGATCAGAGCAATCATCACAGTTCATCCTTGCAGCTAGTTTCAGATACAGAGGTCGATCACTATCAAGATAACACTAATGGAAGACGGAAGGATACTTTGGCCAAGGTTGAGGATCTCCAGGTTAAATTCTTCCGATTGCTACAGCGCCTTGGCCAGACACAAGAAAATCTTTTGGTTGCAAAGGTTCTCTATCGGATGCACCTGGCAACTTTGATTCGTACCAAGGAATCAGATCTGAAAAGAGTTAACCATAGTAGCAGTAGAGCCCGAGCAGTAGCAAGTGAACAGGAAGCTATTGGTGTGCCTCAATTGGATTTCTCTTGCAGAATACTTGTCCTTGGTAAAACAGGAGTCGGTAAAAGTGCTACCATAAATTCTATATTTGGTCAAGAAAAAACCACCACCGGTGCGTTTCAACCAGCTACTAACTGCATCCAAGAAGTTGTTGGAAATGTCAATGGTATTAACATAACATTTATTGATACCCCTGGTTTCCTGCCTTCCTCCACTAACAATATGAAGAGAAATAAGAGGATCATGCTTGCTATAAAGAGATTCATTAGAAAGTCCCCTCCAGATATTGTTTTATACTTCGAACGGCTTGATTTTATCAATGCTGGTTATGTTGACTTCCCACTTTTGAAACTCGTTACTGAAGTATTTGGCTCTGCGATTTGGTTCAACACCATCATAGTTATGACTCATTCTTCCTCTGCCATTCCGGAAGGACCTGATGGGTATACTATTAATTATGAGTCATATATTTCTCACTGTACTAATATAATACAGCAGCATATACATCAGGCAGTGTTTGATTCTAGGCTTGAAAACCCTGTACTTTTGGTTGAGAACCATTCTCAATGCCCTAAAAATATTATGGGAGAGAAAATTCTCCCAAATGGTCTAGTTTGGAGATCTCAACTCTTGTTCTTTTGCGTCTGTACCAAAGTTCTGGGCGATGTAAATATTCTTCTCAAGTTTCAGAACAGTGTAGATCTGGGGCCAACAAGCAGTACCCGAATTCCTTCTATGCCCCATCTCCTTTCGTCCCTTTTACGCCATCACCCTATATCCAATCTAAGTGGGATTGATGATGAAATTGAGGAAATATTACTCTCTGATaacgaagaagaagaatatgATCAACTTCCACCCATACGGGTGTTGACAAAATCTCAGTTTGAAATGTTGTCTGAGCCTCTGCAAAAAGATTATCTGGATGAAATGGATTACAGGGAAACTCTTTTCTTAAAGAAACATTTGAAAGAAGACTATCGTAAACGCAAAGAGAAGCTACTCTTAACAGAACAGAAGTTTTTGAACAGTGATAACCCAGATGATCAACAGGCACCTCCTGAACCTGTTTTGTTACCGGATATGGCTGTTCCTGCAAGTTTTGATTCAGATTGCCAAAGCCATAGATATCGATGTGTTGTTTCTGACGATCAATGGCTTTTGAGACCTGTTCTTGATCCCCAAGGATGGGATCACGATGTGGGCTTTGATGGTATAAACTTGGAGACAACTACAGAAATAAAGAAGAATGTAAATGCTTCAGTTGTTGGACAGATGAATAAGAACAAGCAGGATTTCAGTATTCAATCCGAGTGTGCTGCAGCTTATGTTGATCCACGGGCCCCTACTTATTCTGTGGGTGTTGATGTTCAGTCCACGGGTAAAGATTTTATATGTACTGTTCGTAGCAACACAAAGTTGAAAAACATAAAGCACAATATTGCCGACTGTGGTGTTTCTTTAACATCTTTTGCAAAGAAGTACTATGTCGGTGCAAAACTTGAGGATACTGTGTTTGTTGGGAAGAGATTAAAATTTGTCTTGAATGCTGGGCGCATGGAGGGTGCAGGACAAATGGCATATGGGGGGAGTTTTGAAGCTAATTTACTAGGGGAAGATTATCCCGTAAGAAATGACAATGTAAGCTTGACAATGACAGTCCTCTCTTTCAACAAGGAAATGGTGTTGAGTGGAAACTTACAATCGGAGTTCAGGTTATCTAGAAGCTCAAGAGCATCTGTAAGTGCTAATCTAAATAGTCGGAAAATGGGGCAAATATGTATAAAGATAAGTACCTCTGAGCATTTACAATTTGCCTCGTTTGCAATTTTCTCAATTTTGAAATTCCTGTCACGTAGAAAGGCAACTAGGAACGTGGTGAAGGAAGGGATGGACTAA
- the LOC137807591 gene encoding ubiquitin C-terminal hydrolase 22-like, with protein sequence MSPKINAQISPQPCPHLAEFRRTSTKPFLALHNCLRIKPPGGRAALRRDPDEVPRCGACGLSSPSRLYACVTCAAVSCHSSSSTGSSHAAVHAASMPPGHQIAIDVDRAELFCCACRDQVYDRDFDAAVVISQTAASTLGADPPPAITSPHPENLRKKRRVDYRPWAPDLRERALIGSCSGPIADDTADPSLDLPRGLRGLNNLGNTCFMNSVLQALLHTPPLRNYFLSDRHNRFFCQKRNNGDGDSGATGKRNGSNNGNKNARICLACDMDAMFSAVFSGDRVPYSPAKFLYSWWQHAANLASYEQQDAHEFFISMLDGIHEKVEKGRRKPDTEGNGDCCIAHKVFSGILRSDVTCMACGFTSTTYDPCIDISLDLEPNQGGSNKMATATSNHSCNGEADCMNSSQYCGTSTLTGCLKRFTRAERLGADQKFFCRQCQVRQETLKQMSIRKLPLVSCFHIKRFEHSSTRKMSRKVDRYLQFPFSLDMSPYLSSTILRSRFGNRIFPFDGDEPDGSDELCSEFELFAVVTHTGKLDAGHYVTYLRLSNRWYKCDDAWITQVDEHIVRAAQCYMMFYVQKMLYYKATDKQVAS encoded by the exons ATGTCCCCCAAGATCAACGCTCAGATTTCTCCCCAGCCCTGTCCCCACTTGGCCGAGTTCCGCCGCACCTCAACTAAGCCATTTCTCGCTCTCCATAACTGCCTCCGCATCAAGCCTCCCGGCGGCCGTGCCGCTCTCCGCCGTGATCCCGACGAGGTCCCCCGCTGCGGCGCCTGCGGCCTCTCCTCCCCCTCCCGCCTATATGCCTGTGTCACCTGCGCCGCTGTCTCCTGCCACTCCTCCTCCTCCACTGGCTCCTCTCATGCCGCTGTTCACGCCGCCTCAATGCCGCCTGGCCACCAGATCGCGATCGACGTCGACCGCGCCGAGCTCTTCTGCTGCGCGTGCCGCGACCAGGTCTACGATCGGGACTTCGACGCCGCCGTGGTGATCTCTCAGACTGCCGCGTCCACTCTTGGCGCTGATCCTCCGCCTGCCATCACCTCGCCTCATCCGGAGAATCTCCGGAAGAAACGGCGAGTGGATTACCGGCCTTGGGCGCCAGATCTGCGCGAGCGCGCTCTGATCGGCAGCTGCTCTGGCCCGATCGCTGACGATACCGCCGATCCTTCGCTGGATTTGCCGCGCGGATTGCGCGGGCTGAACAATTTGGGAAACACGTGCTTCATGAACTCGGTGTTGCAAGCGCTGCTTCACACGCCGCCGTTGCGGAATTACTTTTTGAGCGATAGGCATAATCGGTTTTTCTGTCAGAAAAGGAACAACGGTGACGGAGACAGTGGTGCTACTGGGAAGAGAAATGGCAGCAATAATGGGAACAAGAATGCGCGGATATGCTTAGCTTGCGATATGGATGCTATGTTCTCTGCTGTGTTTTCTGGAGATCGCGTTCCCTACAGCCCCGCTAAGTTTTTATACAG TTGGTGGCAGCACGCAGCTAACCTTGCCAGTTATGAACAACAGGATGCGCATGAGTTTTTCATTTCCATGCTTGATGGCATCCATGAGAAGGTGGAGAAGGGTCGGCGTAAGCCAGATACTGAAG GCAATGGTGACTGTTGTATTGCTCATAAAGTATTCTCTGGTATTCTGCGATCAGATGTTACATGTATGGCATGTGGTTTCACATCAACTACTTACGACCCATGCATAGACATCTCACTGGACTTGGAACCGAATCAAGGGGGTTCTAACAAAATGGCTACTGCAACATCAAATCATTCTTGCAATGGTGAGGCTGATTGCATGAATTCAAGCCAATACTGTGGAACATCTACCTTGACTGGATGCTTGAAGAGATTTACAAGAGCGGAGAGATTGGGAGCTGACCAAAAATTTTTCTGCCGGCAGTGTCAGGTGAGGCAAGAAACACTCAAACAGATGTCAATAAGGAAACTTCcccttgtttcttgctttcataTAAAAAGATTTGAGCATTCTTCAACAAGAAAGATGTCCAGGAAAGTGGATCGATACCTACAGTTCCCATTTTCACTGGACATGTCACCTTATCTCTCATCAACAATTTTAAGGAGTCGATTTGGGAACAGGATCTTTCCTTTTGATGGGGATGAGCCTGATGGTTCAGATGAGTTGTGTTCAGAGTTTGAGTTGTTTGCCGTTGTCACGCACACTGGTAAGCTAGATGCTGGCCATTATGTTACTTATCTGCGATTAAGCAATCGATGGTACAAGTGTGATGATGCTTGGATTACTCAAGTTGATGAGCACATTGTGAGGGCAGCACAGTGTTACATGATGTTCTATGTACAGAAGATGCTTTACTATAAAGCAACTGATAAACAGGTCGCCTCATGA
- the LOC137807594 gene encoding monogalactosyldiacylglycerol synthase 2, chloroplastic has product MEVSVAASPRKSMAEKVFGGYYGGSTAQKKRGSDARGDDTDGGMELMEIGAERTKNVLILMSDTGGGHRASAEAIRDAFQIEFGDEYRIFVKDVWKEYTGWPLNDMEGQYKFMVKHVQLWNVAFHSTSPRWIHSVYLAAIAAYYAREVEAGLMEYKPDIIISVHPLMQHIPLWVLKWQGLQNKVVFVTVITDLSTCHPTWFHPWVNRCYCPSQEVAKKASQDGLEESQIRVFGLPIRPSFARAVLVKDQLREELGLDPNLQAVLLMGGGEGMGPVKKTAKALGESLYDKEAEKPLGQLVIICGRNKNLVSTLESLEWKIPVKVRGFETQMAKWMGACDCIITKAGPGTIAEALIRGLPIILNDYIPGQEKGNVPYVVDNGAGVFTRSPKETAKMVAEWFTTKSDELKAMSEKALKLAQPEAVFDIVRDINELAQQREPANFPYLLTSSFTSLI; this is encoded by the exons ATGGAGGTTTCCGTTGCGGCCTCGCCGAGAAAGTCCATGGCGGAGAAGGTCTTCGGAGGGTACTACGGTGGGAGTACCGCCCAGAAGAAGCGTGGCAGTGACGCTCGCGGCGATGACACCGATGGAGGCATGGAACTCATGGAGATTGGCGCTGAAAGGACCAAAAACGTGCTGATTCTCATGAGCGACACCGGTGGCGGTCACAGAGCCTCCGCTGAAGCCATCCGTGACGCCTTTCAAATTGAATTCGGTGACGAATACCGG ATTTTTGTTAAGGATGTTTGGAAGGAATACACTGGGTGGCCGTTGAATGACATGGAGGGGCAATATAAATTCATGGTTAAGCATGTGCAGTTATGGAATGTTGCGTTTCATAGTACTTCTCCTAGATGGATTCACTCTGTGTATTTGGCTGCCATTGCTGCATACTATGCCAG GGAGGTGGAGGCGGGGTTGATGGAGTACAAGCCAGATATCATCATCAGTGTCCATCCCTTGATGCAGCATATTCCATTGTGGGTTTTGAAGTGGCAAGGTTTGCAGAATAAAGTGGTGTTTGTCACAGTGATCACGGACCTTAGTACCTGCCATCCTACTTG GTTTCATCCCTGGGTGAATAGATGTTACTGCCCTTCCCAAGAGGTGGCCAAGAAAGCCTCTCAGGATGGCCTTGAGGAATCTCAAATCCGCGTTTTTGGCTTACCCATCAGGCCTTCTTTTGCCAGGGCGGTTCTTGTGAAG GATCAATTAAGAGAAGAACTCGGGTTGGATCCGAACTTGCAAGCAGTTTTGCTGATGGGGGGTGGTGAAGGAATGGGTCCTGTCAAGAAAACTGCAAAGGCTCTGGGAGAATCACTTTACGATAAAGAAGCTGAGAAACCACTTGGGCAGTTAGTCATCATATGTGGTCGTAATAAGAATTTAGTGTCTACCCTTGAATCTCTGGAGTGGAAGATTCCAGTAAAG GTTAGAGGATTTGAGACCCAGATGGCCAAATGGATGGGAGCCTGTGACTGCATCATAACAAAA GCTGGACCGGGTACAATTGCAGAAGCATTGATCAGAGGGCTTCCCATAATTCTCAACGATTATATCCCAGGACAG GAGAAGGGTAATGTGCCGTACGTGGTAGACAATGGAGCTGGTGTCTTCACCCGTAGTCCTAAGGAAACAGCAAAAATGGTGGCCGAATGGTTCACCACAAAATCAGATGAGCTGAAAGCAATGTCAGAGAAAGCACTTAAATTAGCACAACCAGAGGCTGTGTTTGACATCGTGAGGGACATTAATGAACTTGCTCAGCAACGAGAGCCAGCAAATTTTCCATACTTGTTGACCTCATCGTTTACTAGCCTAatctaa
- the LOC137807593 gene encoding actin-related protein 2/3 complex subunit 3, with protein sequence MVYHSSFVNEDGVSRACGCPLLPLKSHIKGPAPVSDQDTTDIVDEAITFFRANVFFRNFDIKSPADKLLIYLTFYINIALKRLEGCRTLAEGTKAIINLGLEKVPVPGESGFPFAGLFPPPQSDQEAELFRNYLKQIREETSGRLLSVAYRPNGTPNKWWLAFAKRKFMNIIIP encoded by the exons ATG GTTTATCACTCTAGTTTTGTGAATGAAGATGGAGTGAGTAGAGCTTGTGGgtgtcctcttcttcctctcaaGAGCCACATCAAGGGACCAGCTCCTGTTTCAGATCAAG ATACAACTGATATCGTGGATGAAGCCATCACCTTCTTTCGAGCCAATGTGTTTTTCAGAAACTTTGACATCAAGAGCCCTGCTGATAAGCTTCTCATATACTTGACCTTTTACATCAACATCGCTCTCAAGAGGCTTGAAGGTTGCAGAACCTTGGCTGAAGGAACCAAGGCAATCATCAACTTGGGTCTCGAAAAGGTTCCTGTCCCTGGAGAGTCTGGCTTTCCATTTGCGGGCCTTTTCCCCCCTCCTCAATCAGACCAGGAAGCAG AATTGTTCAGAAATTATTTGAAGCAGATAAGGGAAGAAACAAGTGGGAGGTTATTAAGTGTTGCATACAGACCTAATGGCACTCCAAATAAATGGTGGTTGGCATTTGCAAAGAGGAAATTTATGAATATAATCATCCCTTGA
- the LOC137807590 gene encoding translocase of chloroplast 90, chloroplastic isoform X2: MKGVRDWVFSQVLSKSLASPSSLSGGNNFYAEEHRIQNENFNEQDHSASSAIPSDSSNSSNGDQSNHHSSSLQLVSDTEVDHYQDNTNGRRKDTLAKVEDLQVKFFRLLQRLGQTQENLLVAKVLYRMHLATLIRTKESDLKRVNHSSSRARAVASEQEAIGVPQLDFSCRILVLGKTGVGKSATINSIFGQEKTTTGAFQPATNCIQEVVGNVNGINITFIDTPGFLPSSTNNMKRNKRIMLAIKRFIRKSPPDIVLYFERLDFINAGYVDFPLLKLVTEVFGSAIWFNTIIVMTHSSSAIPEGPDGYTINYESYISHCTNIIQQHIHQAVFDSRLENPVLLVENHSQCPKNIMGEKILPNGLVWRSQLLFFCVCTKVLGDVNILLKFQNSVDLGPTSSTRIPSMPHLLSSLLRHHPISNLSGIDDEIEEILLSDNEEEEYDQLPPIRVLTKSQFEMLSEPLQKDYLDEMDYRETLFLKKHLKEDYRKRKEKLLLTEQKFLNSDNPDDQQAPPEPVLLPDMAVPASFDSDCQSHRYRCVVSDDQWLLRPVLDPQGWDHDVGFDGINLETTTEIKKNVNASVVGQMNKNKQDFSIQSECAAAYVDPRAPTYSVGVDVQSTGKDFICTVRSNTKLKNIKHNIADCGVSLTSFAKKYYVGAKLEDTVFVGKRLKFVLNAGRMEGAGQMAYGGSFEANLLGEDYPVRNDNVSLTMTVLSFNKEMVLSGNLQSEFRLSRSSRASVSANLNSRKMGQICIKISTSEHLQFASFAIFSILKFLSRRKATRNVVKEGMD; the protein is encoded by the exons ATGAAAGGTGTTCGAGATTGGGTTTTCTCTCAAGTTCTATCCAAATCACTGGCCTCGCCTTCATCATTATCAGGTGGTAATAATTTTTATGCTGAAGAGCACCGGATTcagaatgaaaattttaatgaaCAAG ATCACTCAGCCAGTTCAGCCATTCCTTCTGACTCATCAAATTCTTCAAATGGTGATCAGAGCAATCATCACAGTTCATCCTTGCAGCTAGTTTCAGATACAGAGGTCGATCACTATCAAGATAACACTAATGGAAGACGGAAGGATACTTTGGCCAAGGTTGAGGATCTCCAGGTTAAATTCTTCCGATTGCTACAGCGCCTTGGCCAGACACAAGAAAATCTTTTGGTTGCAAAGGTTCTCTATCGGATGCACCTGGCAACTTTGATTCGTACCAAGGAATCAGATCTGAAAAGAGTTAACCATAGTAGCAGTAGAGCCCGAGCAGTAGCAAGTGAACAGGAAGCTATTGGTGTGCCTCAATTGGATTTCTCTTGCAGAATACTTGTCCTTGGTAAAACAGGAGTCGGTAAAAGTGCTACCATAAATTCTATATTTGGTCAAGAAAAAACCACCACCGGTGCGTTTCAACCAGCTACTAACTGCATCCAAGAAGTTGTTGGAAATGTCAATGGTATTAACATAACATTTATTGATACCCCTGGTTTCCTGCCTTCCTCCACTAACAATATGAAGAGAAATAAGAGGATCATGCTTGCTATAAAGAGATTCATTAGAAAGTCCCCTCCAGATATTGTTTTATACTTCGAACGGCTTGATTTTATCAATGCTGGTTATGTTGACTTCCCACTTTTGAAACTCGTTACTGAAGTATTTGGCTCTGCGATTTGGTTCAACACCATCATAGTTATGACTCATTCTTCCTCTGCCATTCCGGAAGGACCTGATGGGTATACTATTAATTATGAGTCATATATTTCTCACTGTACTAATATAATACAGCAGCATATACATCAGGCAGTGTTTGATTCTAGGCTTGAAAACCCTGTACTTTTGGTTGAGAACCATTCTCAATGCCCTAAAAATATTATGGGAGAGAAAATTCTCCCAAATGGTCTAGTTTGGAGATCTCAACTCTTGTTCTTTTGCGTCTGTACCAAAGTTCTGGGCGATGTAAATATTCTTCTCAAGTTTCAGAACAGTGTAGATCTGGGGCCAACAAGCAGTACCCGAATTCCTTCTATGCCCCATCTCCTTTCGTCCCTTTTACGCCATCACCCTATATCCAATCTAAGTGGGATTGATGATGAAATTGAGGAAATATTACTCTCTGATaacgaagaagaagaatatgATCAACTTCCACCCATACGGGTGTTGACAAAATCTCAGTTTGAAATGTTGTCTGAGCCTCTGCAAAAAGATTATCTGGATGAAATGGATTACAGGGAAACTCTTTTCTTAAAGAAACATTTGAAAGAAGACTATCGTAAACGCAAAGAGAAGCTACTCTTAACAGAACAGAAGTTTTTGAACAGTGATAACCCAGATGATCAACAGGCACCTCCTGAACCTGTTTTGTTACCGGATATGGCTGTTCCTGCAAGTTTTGATTCAGATTGCCAAAGCCATAGATATCGATGTGTTGTTTCTGACGATCAATGGCTTTTGAGACCTGTTCTTGATCCCCAAGGATGGGATCACGATGTGGGCTTTGATGGTATAAACTTGGAGACAACTACAGAAATAAAGAAGAATGTAAATGCTTCAGTTGTTGGACAGATGAATAAGAACAAGCAGGATTTCAGTATTCAATCCGAGTGTGCTGCAGCTTATGTTGATCCACGGGCCCCTACTTATTCTGTGGGTGTTGATGTTCAGTCCACGGGTAAAGATTTTATATGTACTGTTCGTAGCAACACAAAGTTGAAAAACATAAAGCACAATATTGCCGACTGTGGTGTTTCTTTAACATCTTTTGCAAAGAAGTACTATGTCGGTGCAAAACTTGAGGATACTGTGTTTGTTGGGAAGAGATTAAAATTTGTCTTGAATGCTGGGCGCATGGAGGGTGCAGGACAAATGGCATATGGGGGGAGTTTTGAAGCTAATTTACTAGGGGAAGATTATCCCGTAAGAAATGACAATGTAAGCTTGACAATGACAGTCCTCTCTTTCAACAAGGAAATGGTGTTGAGTGGAAACTTACAATCGGAGTTCAGGTTATCTAGAAGCTCAAGAGCATCTGTAAGTGCTAATCTAAATAGTCGGAAAATGGGGCAAATATGTATAAAGATAAGTACCTCTGAGCATTTACAATTTGCCTCGTTTGCAATTTTCTCAATTTTGAAATTCCTGTCACGTAGAAAGGCAACTAGGAACGTGGTGAAGGAAGGGATGGACTAA
- the LOC137807589 gene encoding uncharacterized protein, translating into MEESEKAPGMLQVLEALKEATHHIQQHHTSDSPAVKALLELQTILSSSDPKLCALSDYLNRLKTLVHSLNHSKGLRSFLTRPLSTHCLSRLAVSIESEIQAWIDRETLFTLSASLRNPDDAIDQLMALLTQFRDRISQGFNRDLQDLVLKLKLFSSLETVLLDEKCADRAREQAGLAVAALIRFNKDVFVGQVMMGPTVRALVAMGSMYSVEVLCSLIRSIRSPLVDEIESNGEIPKVMALLSSRDLQLQLLALECVLEIGYFGRKEAVDAMVKEGLVEKLVELQRSETGDDLIEIGKGRVCGVLERHPFASCVARFAVQLEVGEGLRQREKRAFKPEILVRVREASLSDAEAATIAAEVLWGSSP; encoded by the coding sequence ATGGAAGAGAGTGAGAAAGCGCCAGGAATGTTGCAAGTGTTGGAAGCTCTGAAAGAAGCGACACACCATATCCAACAACACCACACCTCTGATTCTCCGGCGGTGAAGGCGCTTCTCGAGCTTCAAACCATTTTATCCTCGTCAGACCCCAAACTCTGCGCGCTTTCCGACTACCTTAATCGCCTCAAAACCCTCGTACACTCTCTCAACCACTCCAAGGGCCTCCGATCCTTCCTCACGCGCCCCCTCTCCACGCACTGCCTCTCTCGGCTCGCCGTCTCGATCGAGTCAGAAATCCAAGCATGGATCGACCGCGAAACGCTGTTCACTCTCTCCGCTTCGCTACGAAACCCCGACGATGCTATTGACCAGTTGATGGCGCTGTTGACTCAGTTCCGGGACCGAATCTCCCAGGGATTTAACCGCGACTTGCAGGATTTGGTTCTCAAACTCAAGCTCTTCTCGTCGCTGGAAACGGTTCTCCTGGATGAAAAGTGTGCGGACCGGGCTCGCGAGCAGGCCGGTCTGGCCGTTGCGGCGCTGATCCGGTTCAATAAAGACGTGTTCGTGGGCCAGGTTATGATGGGCCCAACCGTGCGTGCTTTGGTGGCGATGGGCTCTATGTACTCGGTGGAGGTGCTGTGCTCGCTGATCAGGTCCATTAGGTCCCCTCTGGTGGACGAGATTGAATCGAACGGCGAGATTCCGAAGGTGATGGCGCTGTTGAGTTCACGCGATCTGCAGCTGCAGCTGCTGGCGTTGGAGTGCGTGTTGGAGATCGGGTACTTCGGGCGCAAGGAAGCGGTGGATGCTATGGTGAAGGAGGGGTTGGTGGAGAAGCTGGTAGAGTTGCAGAGGTCGGAGACCGGTGACGATTTGATTGAGATTGGGAAGGGAAGAGTTTGTGGGGTTTTGGAAAGACACCCTTTTGCGAGCTGCGTGGCGAGGTTTGCGGTGCAGTTGGAGGTTGGGGAAGGGTTGCGACAGAGAGAAAAGAGGGCTTTTAAACCGGAGATTCTGGTTAGAGTTAGAGAAGCCTCTCTTTCTGATGCCGAAGCTGCCACCATTGCAGCTGAAGTTTTGTGGGGTTCTTCGCCTTAG
- the LOC137807592 gene encoding histone chaperone ASF1-like encodes MELQIPIHTVFQMPSLLQAVAADTILAAAQSMALIGYLLTNVTNPVSTNLIPIGGRFPLEDLSWSKHAYLENKNDSETEDDEDGDEEEEVNEEEDDDAEDEEYSGEEGDEEGDPEDDPETNGGGSDDGDEDDDDDDNGDDEDGDGEEEDEDEEEEEEEETPQPPSKKRK; translated from the exons ATGGAGCTTCAGATTCCAATTCACACAGTTTTCCAAATGCCCTCTCTTCTTCAAGCTGTGGCAGCTGACACTATTCTCGCCGCCGCGCAATCTATGGCTTTG ATTGGATATCTGCTGACTAATGTCACAAATCCAGTGTCAACAAATTTGATCCCCATTGGTGGAAG GTTTCCCTTGGAAGACCTTTCTTGGAGTAAACATGCTTATCTAGAAAACAAGAATGACAGTGAAACTGAGGATGATGAGGATGgtgatgaggaagaagaagtaAACGAGGAGGAGGATGATGATGCAGAGGATGAAGAATACTCTGGTGAAGAAGGTGATGAAGAAGGGGATCCTGAAGATGATCCTGAGACTAATGGTGGAGGAAGTGATGATGGGGATGAGGATGACGATGATGATGACAACGGTGATGATGAAGATGGTGATGGGGAAGAGGAAGAtgaggatgaggaagaagaggaggaggaggaaacTCCCCAGCCACCTTCTAAGAAGAGAAAGTGA